A genomic segment from Malus domestica chromosome 05, GDT2T_hap1 encodes:
- the LOC139195871 gene encoding uncharacterized protein, translating to MEDWAKLPNWNRREGGVGPTRKKRKWRTNQREKKGGKERARSGGEKEGNGFSPNPLTCAPTSIFPTIFTGFLTNWIKDLEQSPSIGWDGGIDLKVELKTPNSRVLHGFGEIGALPGQIGLGHRRRSL from the exons atggaggatTGGGCAAAGTTGCCCAATTGGAacaggagagagggaggagTTGGGCCAaccagaaagaagagaaagtggAGGACCAATCAGAGGGagaagaaaggaggaaaggagagggCGAGAAGCGGAGGAGAGAAGGAAGGAAACGGGTTTTCCCCCAACCCGTTAACCTGCGCACCCACCTCCATTTTTCCGACGATTTTCACCGGATTTCTCACGAATTGGATCAAG gacctggaacaaagcccaagcattggttgggACGGCGGAATTGATTTGAAGGTCGAATTGaaaacacccaattctagggttcttcacggttttggtgaaattggagctcttccaggccaaattggccttggccacag gcgccgatcgttatga
- the LOC139196017 gene encoding uncharacterized protein has translation MKVLDKKTSHDSKSIRFRQSKKEENEKDILETFRKVQVNIPLLDAIKQVPKYAKFLKELFTTRKRISNKEVVQLGELKNDGMIIQLTDRSNAYPKGVLEEVLVQVNNLIFPANFYVLDMEDSAHPTPLPFLLGRHFMKTTRTKIDVFKGTLTMEFDGEIIDFNISEAIKYPQDDHSCFAIDVFDSLA, from the exons atgaaggtgttggacaaaaagACATCCCACGACAGCAAGTCCATAAG gtttagacaatcaaagaaagaagagaatgagAAAGACATTCTGGAaacctttaggaaagttcaagtcaatatcccgctccttgatgcaatcaagcaagttcctAAGTATGCCAAATTCTTGAAAGAGCTTTTCACAACAAGGAAGAGGATTTCGAACAAGGAAgtggtccag ttaggagagcttaaaaacgatggtatGATTATTCAATTgaccgatcgttctaatgcatatccgaaaggagttttggaagaagttttggtgcaggttaacaATTTGATCTTTCCAGCGAACttttacgtgcttgacatggaagatTCAGCCCATCCTACCCCATTGCCATTCCTCCTTGGGAGACATTTCATGAAAACAACCCGCActaagatcgatgtgttcaaagggactttaacgatggaatttgatggtgagattattgattttaatatttctgaagctattAAATATCCtcaagatgatcattcttgttttgctATTGATGTGTTTGATTCGTTGGCGTAA